The following nucleotide sequence is from Acidobacteriota bacterium.
TATGGACCGAATGTTCCAATCATGGTTGGCGTTGATCAAGACCCGATTGTGCAGGGTCAAAAACTGGTGCCGCATACTGCCTATTCGGTTAAGGTCATGTCCATAGGGTTTTTAAATCGCGGAGATAAGCCAGTGGTTTGGCGCGGTCCTATGTTGCATACGGCGGTCAGACAATTTTTGTATGACGTTTTGTGGGGGGAACTTGATTACCTGATTGTCGATATGCCACCGGGAACCGGGGATGCGCAATTAAGTCTTGCGCAACTGGTGCCGGTTCAAGGAGCGATTGTGGTGACGACGCCTCAAGAGGTATCTATGAGCGATGTCAGAAAGGCGATTAACATGTTCGAGCAGGTTCATATTCCTATTCTCGGGGTAGTGGAAAATATGAGCTATTTCATGTGTAATAAATGTGCTGAAAAACATTATATTTTTGGTACCGGTGGCGGTGAGGAACTGGCAAGAAAATTCAATATCAAATTACTGGGACAGGTTCCCCTGGCAACCAATGTCAGAGAAGGCGGAGATGCCGGTTTACCTGTGGTGGTCGGCGATAAGGGAAGTCCACAAGCAACTGCCTTAACTGAAATAGCTGAAAATGTCGCTATGGAGATTGTCGTCAAAAGTTTGTCTGAAAGCCGACTCCCGGTTATTAACCTGGGTGACAGCCGCGGGGATAGTTTTTCGGTTTAAGCAATGGAAAGTTGAAAAGCGATGAACGGCAAACTATAATCTGGATTGAACAGTAGATTGAAGTCAGGATTGAGAAAACTCCAATATAATTTTGAAACCATTTTTAAGAGGAAAAAATAGATGAGCGCAACACTAACAATGGATTTGACACTTACGGAAGCCGCGATTGGCGAAGTCAAGAAATTTATGGAAGCTGAGAATGCCGGAGAAGAAGCGGGTTTAAGAATTCGTGTGGTTCCCGGCGGTTGCAGCGGTTTTTCCTATTCCATGCAAATTGAAGATAGCCCACGCCCTGGTGATGATATTCTCACCCAGAATGGCTTGAAAGTTTTCGTCGATAAATTTTCCAGACAATATCTGGAAGGCGTTCAAGTTGATTTTGTCAATTCAGTAATGGGGTCAGGATTTACCTTCAATAATCCGAATGCCACAGGGAGTTGTGGCTGCGGCAGTTCATTTTCGGTTTAATTCATTAGTCCTTATTCGATTAATTGCCCTTTATTTTTCCGCCTGTTGATTTAAAATTCAACTCGCTCAATGAACCATTAAAGGGCAATTAATCAAACTCAAGCAATTTTGCAGTACACGGTAGTATTCAAAACACAAGTAGGTTTTGCCTGGAAATTCAACGAAGGGTAAGTTTCCGGGCATCATCTAAAACCAACCCTACTGAGACGCTCAGTAAGCCTCAGAATCCATTGGATCCTAAATTTTAATAAGGAGAGATTATGCTACCAGTGTCATTTACAGACCTTCCATTTTTGTTGATTCAGGGAAAGCCGTTTAAACTGCCAGACGATTTTCAATCACATTTTGACATGGCACTCATGTGGTTGCATTTCATCGCGGGTATCATCTGGATTGGGCATCTCTATTTCCTCAATTTTGTGAACGTCAATTTGATGAAAGTGCTTGATGGACCGACCAAAAGCAAACTCATTCCGCAATTGATGCCCAGAGTTTTCTGGTGGTTTCGTTGGGGAGCGGTGATAACCGTGTTTGTCGGCATAACCTACTATGCCATGTTTATTCTAGGCTCCAGCGCGAGAAATGCGAGAAGTGGCGGAATGACATCTGCCAATACCTGGTTGATTTTCTTCATCTGGTTGGTGATCGTGTGTATCACTTTTGCCGTAACTCATCAAATCATCCATCGGGTTGATAATGGAAGCAATGGCTGGATCATTGCAATATTGGTTGGCGTAGTGATCACCTTAATGGGAATTGGGATTGTCAAGTATATGGATGGGGCGCTTGCCAATTATGCAAGTAACAAGGTGTTTTCAATTGGCATCGGTGGCGGAATGGGCGTCATTATGATGTTGAATGTTTGGGGAATCATCTGGCCCAATCAAAAACGCATCATTGGCTGGACCTATGAAAATGCCGAGAAGGGAACCGCCATTCCAGCGGAATCCGCGAAACTTGCGCGAAAAGCCTTATTGGCATCGAGAATGAACCTTTGGCTTTCCATCCCGATGTTATTTCTCATGCGGGCATCCACACACTTTACGATGTTTGGGCAATAGGTCGAAAGCGGCAATGTAGCGATTTCCCTTTTGATCAGGAAATTATTGAGGTAAAAAAAATGAAGTTAAATAGAATCATAATAACCATGTTCATGCTTTTGTCTCTGGTTGGTTCAGGGTTATCGAACCAACCGGAGGTGGGAGATCAGGCACCGGATTTCAAACTGATGAATCAGGAGGGCAAACCGGTTCGGCTAAAAGATTTTCGCGGGAAATGGGTCGTTCTTTATTTCTACCCGAAAGATTTCACCTCCGGTTGTACGCTTGAAGCGAGAAATTTTCAAAAAGATTTAGCGCTTTATGAAGAGCACCAAGCGGTAATTTTAGGGGTGAGTGTAGATGATGTGGAATCGCACAAAAATTTCTGCGCCAAAGAAGGGTTGAATTTTAAACTGCTGGCAGATACCGACCAGAAGGTATCGGAAATGTACGATTCGTTAAAAGATTACAACGGTAAAAAATATTCTGCACGGAATACCTTCATCATCGACCCGAAAGGCAAAATTGCCAAGGTCTTTATTGACGTCAAACCCGCAAAACACAGCGAAGAAGTGCTTGCCGCTTTAGCCGAACTAAAGGGTAAAAAGTAAACCTGTACAGATGAGTTGGTGTAAGCTCAGGTTTGTGGTTTTACCTGGGCTTATTTTTTTGCTGCCGATTAAAGCGAAGTCTAGGGTGTGTTTGCTAATTCGTTGTTTTAAAAATAGTTTAAATGAATGCAAGGTTAGTATTAACTTTAAATGTCGGCGAGCCTACGTTTAAAGTGCTAGCCAGGAAGGAATATGATGGCTGAAAATTTTTTAACCAATCAATCCCCATTAATTGATACCCATAAAATGTTGGGTGCCACCTTTTTGGATGACTCGGGGTCTCAGATGCCTGCTCGATATGGTTCGATTGAAGAAGAAATCCACCTCGTAAGAAATCAAGTCGGATTAATGGATTTATCAAACACCGGCATAATAAAAATCGGCGGTTCGGAGGGAGCGCAATTCCTGCAAGGGCTGGTTTCAAACGATGTGAAAATGCTTCAAGTGAATCAAGGAGTGCGGGCTGCTTTTTTGACCGGTCACGGAAAAGTAAAAGCTTTTTGCCTGATAATTAAATTGGAAAATGAGTATCTGGTAATCAATGACCCGCAAACCCATCAAAAGATATTCAATTATGTTTTTCCATTTTCGTATGCCGGCGATTTTTTGGTTGAAGATATTTCAAGTAATCTCAAAATTTTATCGATTCAGGGACCTAACGCTTTACTGGTTTTAAAAGAAGTTAGTTTTGAACCGGTGGAACTTTCGGACAATTATTCGTGGATGAAGACTGTCATCGCTGACCACCAGGTTATCATTATCAAGCACAGTCGAACCGGAGAATTGGGATTTGACCTTGTGGTTCCGGGAAACGGATTAATCGAAGTTTGGGATTTCCTGATGATGAAAGGTAAGTTTCATTCGCTGGCGACTGTTGGATTAAATGCTCTGGATATACTGCGTATTGAAGCCGGTGTTCCTAAATATGGATTGGATATTGATGAATCGAATATGTTATTGGAAGCTAACTTGGAAGATATTGTGAGCTTTACTAAAGGGTGTTACACAGGACAGGAAGCCGTTGCCATGGCTACCTATAGAGGTCATGTGAGTAAAAAGCTGACGGGTATCCTGATGGATGAAAAGGTGAGTATTGAAACCGGAGATCAAGTTTTTTCCGGAGATAAGGAGATTGGGAAAATAGCCAGTTTCGCAAGCTCTCCGACTTTAAGAAAGAAAATTGCGCTTTCCTGTATAAAATACGGCTATTTTGATAAAGCAATTCCTGTCGAAATCAGAACGGCTCAGGGAATTGTTGAAGGTAACTTAACTCAACTACCTTTTATTCATTAGATTAAGAATAGTAAGCTGAGAAGCCAATTGATAGTTTTAGAATAGTGAAAGTTGTGGATTTAAAGTTTCAGGTGAAACTACTTTTAGTCCAAGTAGAGTTTTAAACTCATTACAGCTTCCGGGTGAATGTCCTTGAAAATGGTTATTGAAGTAGGCATAAATGCGCTGGTTACGCATTTGGAGTTTTTGAAAAATCGAAAGCCAGAGTAAAAATTCTTCCCGGCGATTGATCTGTATCCTGCCAAAATCGGTTAACTCACGAACCCCAAGCCACCTGATATAGGAAAAGTCGATTCGCTGATAATCGACAATTTCAGGAAGTTTGGCTCTGGGAAGCCATCGGCTATCGGTTAAAGCGAATGCCACGTTTACCCTTTCCAAAGTTTCAACAACCGCTTCAGTGAGCCATCCTGAGTCGCGGAACTCAACGGCGAAATGATAACCTTCGGGAAGAATTTCTAAAAACTTTTTCAAGGCGGGATGTTCGCCTGGTGATAAGTCAGGAGGGAGTTGAATCAAAATACAACCCAGTTTAGTGCCTAACAAACTCACTCGACCTACGTATTCCCGGAGCAGAGAGTGACAATCTCGTAGGCGATTTTTGTGGGTGATTTCCGAAAGCAATTTCAATGAGAAAATGAAATCATCAGGAGTTTTGTCATTCCAACCTTTCAGGGTATTTTCTGAAGGGATTGCATAGAAAGTAGAATCCACTTCAACGGAATTGAAAATTTTTGAATACAGGGTAAGGAGGTCGCTTTTCGGAGTTTTAGGCGGGTAGAATGGCCCAAACCAATCAGCATAATTCCACCCTTGCGTTCCGATATAAACCTCTTGATTAATCATCAAACTTCCTCAAATGATTAACCTGAATTGAGATTCAGCTGGCGGCGTTATTGGCATTCCAGTAACGGTTATCGTAGTATTTGCGAATTTCATCTGTGCCTTCAACCAGCGCGGTTTTTAGGGACTCATCATCCAAATTATTTCCAGTCACTAAGTATTCACCATTGGCTTCGGGCTTAATCGTAATAATTCCTTTGGGGGTTGCCATTTCAATGGTGCCATGCCATTTCGATTCATCAAAAACAATGACACTTTTATTGCCGCCAAAAGCATAAACCCGCTCATCGCCGGCTTTCACGAAAGAGACGCCGTGTTCACTCCACAATTTCTCCATCAATTCCTGGAGCGACGATAATTCTTTTGAAAATTTGCCTTTAAAACTTAACTTATCTATTGATGTAGACATTTTTTTGCCTCGATAGTTTTGGGGACTTAGGCAACTGCCCAAGTATTAGTGAACCGTTCAGCCGCGACCTTCCCAGCCAATCTGTTTGAGATTCCCATTTTCGACGATTACCGGAACCGTTGGGTCGTCATTTGAGTAAGAAAACATTTCCTTGCGATATTGTAAATTATCCTGAGCATTGCGATCCTCGAAAGGGATGCCTCTTTGTGTGTAATGCTCTCTGGCTTTTTGACAATGTGGGCAACCCGGTTTGGTATAAATAATAACACTCATTGTACGCTCCTTAATTGTAATCCATTTAACTTTTGCACAGTTTAGCAAAGCGTGTCATACCTGCCAAGTTTATGGGAGAGCATACTATCTGGCAAAATCAACCATCGGGTGCTATGTTTTACCGCAATCCAAAAATAAAAAGGAATGAATGGTATCGTGAAAGATGAGCGTGAAAAATTAAAAGCCGATGCTGCGAGGCGAGCGGTCGAATTTGTAAAACCGAGCATGATTGTTGGGTTAGGGACAGGGTCAACGGTTTTTTATGCCTTACAGGAAATCGGAAAGCTGATCTCAAATGGTTTGGAAATAACCGGAGTGGCAACCTCGATTGGCACCGAGAATCTGGCGAATGAATTAAACATTCCGCTTATAAGTTTTAATGAGGCAGAAACCATTGACCTGGTAATTGATGGCGCAGATGAAATAGACCCCGAATTGAATATGATTAAAGGCGGCGGCGGGGCACTTACCAGAGAGAAATTGATTGCCCTAAATGCGAAGCAGCGCATCATCATCATTGATGAGACAAAACTGGTTTCCCGATTAGGAGAAAAATACCGGTTGCCGGTTGAGGTTTTACCCTTTTGCTGGAGACCCGTCAGTAACCAATTAGTGATGCTCAATTGTTCGCCGCAGCTTAGAAGAAATTCAAATTCCATACTTGAGACTGATAACGGAAATTATATCCTTGATTGTCAATTTCCGGGGATTGATGAGGCGGGCGAGTTGGAGAGGGAAATCAAATTAATATCCGGGATAGTTGAATCGGGATTATTTATAGGGCTGGCCGATATCGTTGTGGTGGCAGGCGCAACTGGAGTCAACCTGCTTTATAAAAAGGGTTGATCGATTATTTTCACTCCATAACACGGGTTGCCTTTTGAACCTGAAAAGGCAATTAAAAAAAATGGTCTGTCATCAATGAGGGGGAGTGTATTGGAAAACCTGGATTGGCGGGATCAGATTTTCGGAAAGTTTCAACGATTGGTTCAAATTCATCTCTGTAATCAGATTGTTGAGGTGCCGGAAAATAATAATCTGTTACGCTGCTTTCAATTCATCAAGGTTGAGGCGATTTCGTTAGGCGATTATTGCTGGAACGGGGATTGTAGCAATTGCCTTGTTGATTACCGGCAGGAAAACGGGGAAATCAAAACCGCCATGGCCTGTCGTATGAATGTCAAGCCAGGGTTGATCATTACGCAATTAAGCGAGAATTTAAAAGATGATTTACTCGGAGGTTAACTCTGTTGAAGAAAAACGTATCGATAAATCATATCGGTCAACGCATCAATAGCAATCTCCTTATCCAGTTCACAGCATTCGGAAATATAATCCTGCGATAAATCAAAAACCACCCGATGGACGATGAAAGCTGCTGTGTCAGGGTCTACCTCACAGGTTAATCCGGCTTTTTTTGCCAGCGAAATCAATTCTCTTAATTTGGAAATCGATTTCTGCATCACCGCCTTTCGCCGCTCAGCAAACTCCGAATCTTTAATCACCATTTCATGAATAGCGCGCTGTAAGCCGGTTCTTTTTCCTTCATTATCCAGCGCATTGGCAATCGCCAGACGAATGTTTCCACGCAGGTCTTTATCGAATAAATGTTCCGGACCAATGGTGTCAAAGATGTCATTGGACAGGTCATTGGACAGGCGGTCAAAAATCGTTAATAGAATCTGTCGCTTGTCTGCAAAGTAGGTATAAAAGGAACCGACACTCACCCCAGCTTCAGCGGCTATGTCATTAGAAGAGGTTTTTTCATAGCCTTTGGTATTGATGAGTTGAATCGCTGCTTGAATGATTTTTTCGCGGGTCTGTTTGCTTCGTTCTTGTTTAGGGGCGGATGATATAGATGCCCCTATAGAGTCTGCCATTTTATCCTCCACTGGGTTAGATTAAAGGAAAATATAGCAGTTAATCGCCAATTAAGTCTAAGTAAAGTTATGTTCACCTGCTCTTTTCCGAATGCGGCGGCGCGATTAATTTACTCCTTGAGTCAGAACCGGCAGTTTAATGTGCCGAGGTTTTAAATCTGTGATTTGTAAATCCTTTTTCTCAATAGGGTGATAAAGCGTATCTCTTTCCACAGGAATGCGTCCGGCTTCGATAACCAATTTTTCAATGTCGGCTTTGGTCAAATGATTGCTATTGCCTTCCGCCAGATACGATTCCATCAAGGTTCCCCCGTCATTGATGGTGCCATCCAGGTCATCTGCGCCGAATCGTAAAGCGACTTGAGCAATGGTTTTTCCGAGCATCACCCAATAGGCTTTGATATGCGGAATATTGTCGAGCATTAAACGGGAAATGGCGATGGTTTTTAATGAATCAATCGCCGAAGGTCCGGGCAAACCGGATAACTCTGTGCCTTCAGGATGAAATGCCAGCGGGATAAAGCACATAAATCCGCCGGTTTTATCTTGAAGTTCGCGCAGTTGAATCAGGTGATCGATGCGGTCTTCGTAAGTTTCAAGGTGGCCATAGAGCATCGTGGCATTGGTTTTAATGCCGTGGTTATGCACTTTCTCCGATAATTCCAACCAGCGTTCACCGGAGGTTTTATGGGCGCAAATTTTACTGCGTGTAGGTTCGCGCAAAATTTCTGCGCCGCCACCCGGACAGCTGTCGAGTCCGGCTTCAATCAACCCTTCGATAACCGCTTCATCGGTCATTCGGCAGGTTCGGGTCAGATGATCCAGTTCGACCATCGTAAAAGCCTTCAAATGCATGTCCGGGAAGTTGGCTTTTAGCTCCTTTAACATTGAGGTGTAGTAAGCGAATTGAAATCGTGGATGTAATCCCCCGACGATGTGTAGTTCACGCGCGCCCTCTGCATAAGCTTTGCGGGCGACTTCGACACATTCGTCAACCGACCATTCATAGGCTTCAGGATGGCGAATGCGACGATAGAAGCCACAAAATACACAATCCGAGACGCAGATGTTGGTATAGTTCATATGGCGATTCACATTATAGTAGGTCAAATCGCCATTGATGCGCTCACGTGAAAGGTTTGCCATTGCTCCTATGGAAATCAGGTCGTGGTGTGCGAAAAGTTTTACTCCGTCTTCAAATGACAATCGCTCGCCATTTTGAACCTTCTCGGCAATGGGTTGTAGCTCCTCAGAAATCAAACTAACGGTCATAAAGTCTCCAATGGATTTAAAGCTTTAAATGTTCGCTCACCCCGATTATACAAATAAGCGCGGAACCGTCCAAATTAGGCTTCAATTCTTTCCGGAAAATAGAAAAATCAATAGTCCGATTATGATAATGAGCGTCAGAACAAAAAAGAAAATTTTCCAGAAACTATAGGGGCGTTCCCCTTGAACCAAACCGGTTCGCGCGTTAATCATCACTTGATAAGGTTTTTGACGGAATCGATAAGCGCCTAAAAATACCGGCAGGAGAATATGTTTAAAGGTAATGCCGGAATAATGCGAACGATAATGATGAATGCGTTGCTCATCGCCGCCAATATCTTGACGAATGGCGTTTTCTATCGAAGGCACCATCTGTTGTTTGGCAATTTCAAACCCCGCTTGCAATTCGATTTCATAACGTTGGGCTTTAAAGCCGGCAATAAAAGCCGGTTCATAGGCTTTCAGGCTATGCAAATCCCAAGGCTCAAGGGTTCTTAATCGTTCTGTAGCGATAGATTTTGTCGCCGCAACCAGTAAATCATCAAACCAGTTTTCAACCTGTCCACCCGCCGCATACCAACGGGTTTTTTGAACCTGTCGGGTGCGACGCACGGAATTTCCCTGAGCGTCGGTTTGGGTAAACTCTTCGGTGACGTAGTAATGTTCGCCGCGCTCGCCCTCATAAAAGGTTGTCGCATGGGCATCGAAAGTCCAGTAAGGCAGATAGATACCACTTGCTCCTTCGCGGTAAGCCAGGTGCTTTAAGGCGTTCGGCGCGAACCACCGGGTTGACAACCATTTTTTCAAGGCTTCATCGGCATTTTGTTGGTTTAAGGAAAAGGGAAGAATGCCCTCAGGGGCAACCAAGGGATCAGCAGCCTTTGGCTGAGCGACAATCTGACTTCCACAAAACGGACATTCGCCTGCCACCTGCGGAGGCGCGAAAGTAACCGTGGCGCTGCAACTATTACATTTGACCTCAAGGGCATTGGTGTAGAGGACTGCCAAATGTTTATCTGAGATTTGCAGGTATTGCTCGAATGCCCGTTCATTGACTTCGTCGGCAGATTGCGGAATCGGTTCTTTTCGACCGCAGAATGGGCAAGTTAAGCAAGCGTCTCTGGCATCATAAAGCAAATCGGCGCTGCAACTCGGGCAGGGGTAGCGATGAATTTTTTCAGCCATAGATGGGAAATTCAGTTGAGCAAAAAGAAACTCCCACCACCTTTATCACTCCGCGGTAGTGGGAGTTTCTTCAAAAAACAGAAACCAGACCTTGAAAAATAAATAGGAAACTATTCATTGCTGTGAACGATACTTTTTAATTCCGAACGCAAGCGTTCAATCTCTTCGATTTTCTGAGCGATGCTATCGAATAAAGCGAATTGACTTTTAATGCCCTCGCCGATTAAAAAAGCTGCCGATTCCGAGCGGCTCTTGAAAATTCCCGACTGCACAAGGGCATCAAGTTTTTTAAGCGAATCCTCATTGACCCGAACCATGACGACATGGTCGCGCGATGACAGGGCAGATTCAATCGCTTTGCTGATCGACTCCGTGGCTTTACTCATAACTTCTCCGGTCTTCTGCGCGACTTCTTTTACAGAATCCTTTACAGAAGAAGCGATGTCCTCAAAGGTGTTTGATTGAGGAGGTTCAGGATTATCAATCCGTTTGACAATTATTTCATCATTATCCGGCGATTTCTCTTCGATAATAACATCTCCTGGTGTATTCATTAAAAATGCTCCTTTCTCAACATCGTTACGATGGTAGTTGTTTCTCCATTTCAAAATTTCACGAAACCGGTTTCTTACTGGTTATCTAGAATTTTGGCTTAATCCATTCCAACCTAGCAAGGCAATCAGTAAGAAATAAACAAATATACTGCGACCTGAATTAAAAAATAACTGCCTGAAGTAGTGGTTACGAAAGCACTGGCGCGCGGGTTTAAGGGGAATGATTCGCGAGAGCAGGGTGGAATGGAATTTTCATTCCACCCTTAAATGCGGGTTACAAGAGTCTGCGAAACAGATTAAAGCCGATGACATATTTGCTTAACGGTAATCCGCTAAAACTCGAATTGTAGCGACTGGTTGTGGTGTTCTGGGAGTTGGTAAAGGTAAGGGCGAAGGCGTGGCGACCCAGCCGTTTTTCAATGCCGAAGCCGATAGCCGGTTTGGAACGATTTTCAAATCCCGTGAATTGAAAAGTCACAGGATCAAAAGTCTGAATAACCTGGCCGGTCTTAAATCCAACACGGGGAACAAACTCAAAGAGCAAAGAGGTGCTTGGTCTGATTCGGGCATTTATGCCGAAACCGAAAGAGCCTGAGTGTTTCCCCAGGCTTAAATTACGCGCGGCTTGAGCAACCTCCGGCGGTTGATTGCGCGGCGATGGATTGAAGCGACTGTTGCCATTGGCATTCAGATGGAGCGCAGGGGAGAAAAACAGATCGACATATTTCGTCAGGCTGCGAGCCAGCATCGCCTGCAGGTTGAAGGTGAAATTATCGGTGAAGTTATCATTGCCCTCGACGCTTGCGTAGGTTGACAGGGCGATGGGGGAGTTTCCGGTTTCATCCAATAAATGGTAACCGAATCCGAGTTCGATGGTTTTACAAAATTCTCTGAATTCACAAAGCGGTGTTCTGTGAGCTTTCAGATATAAGCGATCCGTAACCCCATAAGTAAACGCGAGGGAAGAGGCGGAAAAACTGTCCAGTCCAAACAACTGGTCAATCCCGCTATCATTGATTGGCGCTGAGAACCTATGGGTGAAATGGACATTCAAAGCATGTTTGGCGATGCGTTTGGGAGTCGGAAGGTTGATTATTTGATAATCATAATTTTGAACGGGCATTTGCGGTTGCGAATCTGTTTGCGATACCGATGGGGGCGCGGTTGACACGAGTTCCGCTTCGACAGGGGAATAAGATTTGGTGTTGGTATCAATGCGAATTCGTTCGCCATTCACCTCAACATAGGCGACTCCGGAGGATTCAGGGTCGAAACTCACTTTTATATTTGAGGCGGGTTTGGCTTTTGGTGGCAGGTCAGTAATCGTCAATTCGCTCGATGCGGTAGTCGTCGGGTCACCGAATACTGGCGAACCGGTTAACCGGAATTTCCCCGGTTTATCAGGAGAAAACTCAATCTTTTCTGTGGCATCTTGATTAACAATTTTGTCGATTCCAAAAGCCGGTAAGGCGATTTTGTAATCTTGATCAAGCGATTGAATGAAGAGGGTTACGGTTGATCCCTTGGGGACAGCAATTTTTTCAGGGAAGAGTTGCGAATTTACAACTGTTATTTTGATCTCGGTTTGGGCAAAGACTTGATAGGTGGTCGAAGCTGAAAAGATGATCGGAAAGGTCAATACCAAAAGCGATGTCAAAATGAGCTGAACTGATTTTTGGTAGATGGACATAGCTTATCTCCTTTGTGGCGAAATGGTAAATCGGGATTTTTAGGTACAGCCTGATGCTCAAGAAAAGCGGCATCAGGCTTTTGCTTTTTTTGAGGAAAGGTTATTTTGCTACGCATCCAGCAGTGCAGCAAGTTCCGGTGGTGTGGTAGCAGGGGAGAGACAGGTATAATTTTGACACAAATAAGCGGTTGGCAAACCCTGAATGGCAACTTTTCCATCAATTAATTTGAAGTTTGCCATTGCGGTTTTGTCTTCAGGGTCAACCAGAGCAATGACTTTATTGGGAATGAATCGGGAATAGATTTCCTTTATATATTGCTTGATTTCATGAGACGATGGCTCACCAACCAGCACGAATTCCGCCGCCTCGTCCAGATAAAAATCGAGCGCGCAAAGCGCATATCCGAAAGCCGTTGGGTAACGTTTCATTGCCGGTTGAATCATCCGTAAAATCGTCGTGGCATAATTGGCATAGGTGTGCTCACCGGTAATGATTGCGAGTTTTTGTAAAACCAGTGAGACAACCGAATTACCTGAGGGAATGGCATTATCGAAAAAATCTTTATTGCGGGTAATCAATGATTCGTGATCTGACGAAGTAAAATAAAACCCTCCATCCTGCTCATCCCAGAAATATTGAAGCATCTGGTCAGCAAGTGATTTAGCCTGATTGAAGTAAGTAATCTCAAAGGTACATTCATAAAGTGATAAAAATCCTTCGGCGGCGAAGGCATAATCTTCAAGATAAGCGTTCAACTTCGACAATTGATTTTTATAGGTGCGGAGCAATCGACCTTGGCGAATTAAATTTTGCATAATGAAATCGCCATTTCTTCGCGCAATTTCCCGGTAATCATCACGCCCCAGTATATTGGCAGCTTCGGCAAAAGCCGTGAGCATCAAGCCGTTCCAGGAGGTGATGATTTTGTCATCCAACCCCGGGCGAATCCTTTGCAGGCGTTTATAAAAAAGGGCTTTGCGACCTTGCTGGAGGATATCGTTTAATCTGGCAGTGGAAAGTTGATGCTCCTGGGCAAAGCTGTCCAAGGGCTTCTTTATATGGATGATGGAATTTTGGCGCTCAAAATTTCCGGCTTCGGAAATGTCATAAAAATCGCAAAAAATTTCACCGACCTCCTCACCCAGTAACTCAACGACCTCATTTCGTTGCCAGACATAAAACTTTCCCTCGACGCCT
It contains:
- a CDS encoding TetR/AcrR family transcriptional regulator, which translates into the protein MADSIGASISSAPKQERSKQTREKIIQAAIQLINTKGYEKTSSNDIAAEAGVSVGSFYTYFADKRQILLTIFDRLSNDLSNDIFDTIGPEHLFDKDLRGNIRLAIANALDNEGKRTGLQRAIHEMVIKDSEFAERRKAVMQKSISKLRELISLAKKAGLTCEVDPDTAAFIVHRVVFDLSQDYISECCELDKEIAIDALTDMIYRYVFLQQS
- a CDS encoding glutaredoxin family protein; the protein is MSVIIYTKPGCPHCQKAREHYTQRGIPFEDRNAQDNLQYRKEMFSYSNDDPTVPVIVENGNLKQIGWEGRG
- a CDS encoding urate hydroxylase PuuD is translated as MLPVSFTDLPFLLIQGKPFKLPDDFQSHFDMALMWLHFIAGIIWIGHLYFLNFVNVNLMKVLDGPTKSKLIPQLMPRVFWWFRWGAVITVFVGITYYAMFILGSSARNARSGGMTSANTWLIFFIWLVIVCITFAVTHQIIHRVDNGSNGWIIAILVGVVITLMGIGIVKYMDGALANYASNKVFSIGIGGGMGVIMMLNVWGIIWPNQKRIIGWTYENAEKGTAIPAESAKLARKALLASRMNLWLSIPMLFLMRASTHFTMFGQ
- a CDS encoding peroxiredoxin, with translation MKLNRIIITMFMLLSLVGSGLSNQPEVGDQAPDFKLMNQEGKPVRLKDFRGKWVVLYFYPKDFTSGCTLEARNFQKDLALYEEHQAVILGVSVDDVESHKNFCAKEGLNFKLLADTDQKVSEMYDSLKDYNGKKYSARNTFIIDPKGKIAKVFIDVKPAKHSEEVLAALAELKGKK
- the rpiA gene encoding ribose-5-phosphate isomerase RpiA; its protein translation is MNGIVKDEREKLKADAARRAVEFVKPSMIVGLGTGSTVFYALQEIGKLISNGLEITGVATSIGTENLANELNIPLISFNEAETIDLVIDGADEIDPELNMIKGGGGALTREKLIALNAKQRIIIIDETKLVSRLGEKYRLPVEVLPFCWRPVSNQLVMLNCSPQLRRNSNSILETDNGNYILDCQFPGIDEAGELEREIKLISGIVESGLFIGLADIVVVAGATGVNLLYKKG
- the apbC gene encoding iron-sulfur cluster carrier protein ApbC, with product MMNNPEKQLLTEIGAISIPALNKTLAELKSIQSLRLQNQTLILEIEIPTPAERFRNQIEQRINRLIANHQAIQRLDLRFILAVPSGKEAEGKQAVPGIKNIIAVSSGKGGVGKSTIAVNLAVSLAQWGAKVGLLDTDVYGPNVPIMVGVDQDPIVQGQKLVPHTAYSVKVMSIGFLNRGDKPVVWRGPMLHTAVRQFLYDVLWGELDYLIVDMPPGTGDAQLSLAQLVPVQGAIVVTTPQEVSMSDVRKAINMFEQVHIPILGVVENMSYFMCNKCAEKHYIFGTGGGEELARKFNIKLLGQVPLATNVREGGDAGLPVVVGDKGSPQATALTEIAENVAMEIVVKSLSESRLPVINLGDSRGDSFSV
- a CDS encoding iron-sulfur cluster assembly accessory protein encodes the protein MSATLTMDLTLTEAAIGEVKKFMEAENAGEEAGLRIRVVPGGCSGFSYSMQIEDSPRPGDDILTQNGLKVFVDKFSRQYLEGVQVDFVNSVMGSGFTFNNPNATGSCGCGSSFSV
- a CDS encoding DUF72 domain-containing protein, with product MINQEVYIGTQGWNYADWFGPFYPPKTPKSDLLTLYSKIFNSVEVDSTFYAIPSENTLKGWNDKTPDDFIFSLKLLSEITHKNRLRDCHSLLREYVGRVSLLGTKLGCILIQLPPDLSPGEHPALKKFLEILPEGYHFAVEFRDSGWLTEAVVETLERVNVAFALTDSRWLPRAKLPEIVDYQRIDFSYIRWLGVRELTDFGRIQINRREEFLLWLSIFQKLQMRNQRIYAYFNNHFQGHSPGSCNEFKTLLGLKVVSPETLNPQLSLF
- a CDS encoding aminomethyltransferase family protein, with protein sequence MMAENFLTNQSPLIDTHKMLGATFLDDSGSQMPARYGSIEEEIHLVRNQVGLMDLSNTGIIKIGGSEGAQFLQGLVSNDVKMLQVNQGVRAAFLTGHGKVKAFCLIIKLENEYLVINDPQTHQKIFNYVFPFSYAGDFLVEDISSNLKILSIQGPNALLVLKEVSFEPVELSDNYSWMKTVIADHQVIIIKHSRTGELGFDLVVPGNGLIEVWDFLMMKGKFHSLATVGLNALDILRIEAGVPKYGLDIDESNMLLEANLEDIVSFTKGCYTGQEAVAMATYRGHVSKKLTGILMDEKVSIETGDQVFSGDKEIGKIASFASSPTLRKKIALSCIKYGYFDKAIPVEIRTAQGIVEGNLTQLPFIH